Proteins from a genomic interval of Orbaceae bacterium lpD02:
- a CDS encoding endonuclease/exonuclease/phosphatase family protein, whose protein sequence is MNKIVGFLSPYDYVVRYHEDNKVELIYSEHNTILSQPLVSANKLNILVWNIFKQKRLDCLNVLANYMDKTELILLQEAQTTTSLLNLINQHKKIADHVPAYSINKIHTGVMSIANVIPISSLSFKENEPLIRIPKSALATQYLLPHTQDTLLVANIHAVNFSFGIKIYRQQIRILLNQLKTHQGPVILAGDFNAWSRKRKHLLYSLVRNINLKPVNFTTDIRKKFMGSPLDFIFYRGLKVEQAEIIHTKASDHNPLLVSFILA, encoded by the coding sequence ATGAACAAGATTGTTGGTTTTTTATCTCCTTATGATTATGTTGTCCGTTACCATGAGGACAACAAAGTAGAGCTGATTTACTCCGAACACAACACGATACTTAGTCAACCCTTAGTTTCAGCTAATAAATTAAATATTTTAGTCTGGAATATCTTTAAGCAAAAGCGTTTGGATTGTTTAAATGTATTGGCTAACTATATGGATAAAACCGAATTAATCTTACTACAAGAAGCGCAAACAACCACGAGTTTACTTAATTTGATTAATCAGCATAAAAAAATCGCTGATCATGTTCCTGCCTATTCCATTAATAAGATTCATACTGGAGTGATGAGTATAGCCAATGTTATTCCTATTAGTAGCTTATCATTTAAAGAAAATGAGCCTTTAATTCGCATTCCTAAGTCAGCCTTAGCAACACAATATTTATTACCTCATACGCAAGATACATTACTGGTTGCTAATATTCATGCCGTCAATTTCAGTTTTGGTATCAAAATCTATCGTCAACAAATAAGAATATTACTAAATCAATTAAAAACACATCAAGGACCGGTTATTTTAGCGGGTGATTTTAATGCATGGAGTCGCAAGCGTAAGCATCTGCTTTATAGTCTAGTTCGTAATATTAATTTGAAGCCTGTTAATTTTACGACGGATATCCGTAAAAAATTTATGGGCAGCCCGCTTGATTTCATTTTTTATCGAGGCTTAAAAGTTGAACAGGCGGAAATCATTCACACCAAAGCATCTGACCATAATCCGCTGCTCGTTAGCTTTATTCTTGCTTAA